A genomic stretch from Malus domestica chromosome 15, GDT2T_hap1 includes:
- the LOC103431615 gene encoding uncharacterized protein isoform X2 → MHNTNHHISRTLFIPSYLNTFSAFFSSFGRYSYFSTKVSDFQNSGYILVEGCQIKLLRMEKLLKPYDKEYMRMAILKHEETFKEQVYELHRLYHLQKILMKSSIGKRRPNVQKQESWDLNYHHNQEAQFNPQRKLDLEQPAAAAGAGDYIADTEGDDGVLEIIDETEIELTLGPTRYNSNSNNSNRSSSSNRRKRGGEAAALTLSDSAGPSSFSSSCSTGSSHTINRKSSFSRRTNQSTIHGQLLPADMASGGYRRSGGSKISSSNVNGGEEQLRQDERLKLPPWLFQVLSLNMT, encoded by the exons ATGCATAATACAAACCATCATATTTCTAGGACATTATTCATTCCTTCCTATCTAAATACATtttctgcttttttttcttcatttggcAGATATTCATATTTCAGCACAAAAGTGTCAGACTTTCAAAATTCAGGATATATTCTTGTAGAAGGTTGCCAAATAAAGCTTCTACGTATGGAGAAGCTTCTCAAGCCATATGATAAGGAGTACATGAGGATGGCCATTTTAAAGCACGAAGAAACTTTCAAAGAGCAG GTATATGAACTTCATAGGCTATATCATTTGCAGAAGATATTGATGAAAAGCTCCATTGGAAAAAGAAGGCCCAATGTACAGAAACAAGAGAGTTGGGATTTAAATTATCATCACAACCAAGAGGCACAATTTAACCCACAAAGGAAACTAGATTTAGAACAGCCTGCAGCAGCAGCAGGAGCAGGAGATTACATTGCAGACACAGAAGGAGATGATGGGGTGCTAGAGATCATAGATGAGACCGAGATTGAGTTGACTCTAGGCCCCACCAGATACAACAGCAACAGCAACAACAGCAacagaagcagcagcagcaacagaaGGAAGAGAGGAGGAGAGGCAGCAGCACTAACACTATCAGATTCAGCAGGTCCAAGTAGTTTCTCATCTTCTTGTTCTACTGGATCAAGCCATACAATAAACAGGAAAAGTAGTTTCTCCAGGAGGACCAATCAAAGTACTATACATGGGCAGCTGCTGCCTGCTGACATGGCATCAGGAGGGTAcagaagaagtggagggagTAAAATCAGCAGCAGCAATGTTAATGGTGGAGAAGAACAGTTGAGACAGGATGAGAGGCTAAAACTGCCTCCTTGGCTTTtccaagttttgagcttgaacaTGACTTGA
- the LOC103431615 gene encoding uncharacterized protein isoform X1: protein MEKLLKPYDKEYMRMAILKHEETFKEQVYELHRLYHLQKILMKSSIGKRRPNVQKQESWDLNYHHNQEAQFNPQRKLDLEQPAAAAGAGDYIADTEGDDGVLEIIDETEIELTLGPTRYNSNSNNSNRSSSSNRRKRGGEAAALTLSDSAGPSSFSSSCSTGSSHTINRKSSFSRRTNQSTIHGQLLPADMASGGYRRSGGSKISSSNVNGGEEQLRQDERLKLPPWLFQVLSLNMT from the exons ATGGAGAAGCTTCTCAAGCCATATGATAAGGAGTACATGAGGATGGCCATTTTAAAGCACGAAGAAACTTTCAAAGAGCAG GTATATGAACTTCATAGGCTATATCATTTGCAGAAGATATTGATGAAAAGCTCCATTGGAAAAAGAAGGCCCAATGTACAGAAACAAGAGAGTTGGGATTTAAATTATCATCACAACCAAGAGGCACAATTTAACCCACAAAGGAAACTAGATTTAGAACAGCCTGCAGCAGCAGCAGGAGCAGGAGATTACATTGCAGACACAGAAGGAGATGATGGGGTGCTAGAGATCATAGATGAGACCGAGATTGAGTTGACTCTAGGCCCCACCAGATACAACAGCAACAGCAACAACAGCAacagaagcagcagcagcaacagaaGGAAGAGAGGAGGAGAGGCAGCAGCACTAACACTATCAGATTCAGCAGGTCCAAGTAGTTTCTCATCTTCTTGTTCTACTGGATCAAGCCATACAATAAACAGGAAAAGTAGTTTCTCCAGGAGGACCAATCAAAGTACTATACATGGGCAGCTGCTGCCTGCTGACATGGCATCAGGAGGGTAcagaagaagtggagggagTAAAATCAGCAGCAGCAATGTTAATGGTGGAGAAGAACAGTTGAGACAGGATGAGAGGCTAAAACTGCCTCCTTGGCTTTtccaagttttgagcttgaacaTGACTTGA